Part of the Candidatus Methylomirabilis sp. genome is shown below.
CATCGGACCCTCGGGGGCAGCGCGGCACCACGTACGCCGCGCGCGCCGACGTCAGCCCGAGTTTACCACAGGGGGGGGCGCCTCACCAGGGGACGGGGGGGCCGCTACGGCGTTCCCTCCGCGGGGCCGCTCTGGCTCGGCCCTCCGTGCAGGATGGCCCACCAGCGCACCGCGAGCGGGCCCTCCGTGGCGTTGAAGATGGTGAAGGTCCCATCGGGCGGCGTGGGAGCGCTGGCGAACAGCGCCCCGGCGGGCACCTGATACGAGACCCGTCCGTCGGACGAGAAGACGGCCAGGTGGACGGTCACCTCGGCCGCCCCGAGGCCGTGCCGGACGGTGGCCTGGCCCGGTTGCAGCCGTGCGAAGCCCAGCGGGCTCCCGATCGGATCCTCGAGCTGTCGCGCTGCGGGCGGGACCGCCACCACCCCGGAGGCGACCATGGGCAGGGCCTCCAGGAGGCCGGTGAGCGTCCGCTCGAGGGCCTCCACGCGCTCCCGCAGGGCCCGGATTTCGCCGGCGAGGGCGGCCGGCGTGGGGGGCTTCGTGGCCCCGGGCGGGGGCTGCTCTGCCGAGGCAAGGCGCACGCCCGCAAGCGCCAGAACCATCAAAAGGATCGCGCAGGCCTGGAGGCGTCTCCATTCCAGGTGAACCGGCATGCTCCATTCTGGTAGGCTGAAGGCCGGTTTGTCAAACAGGAGGAGAAGGCCATGGACGCGAACGCCCCGCGAGGAATCCGCCCCGCCACCCTCAATCGGCGGAACATCTGCCCGCGGGTGACGCTGGAGGAGATGGCGCGGCGGGGCTCCCTGTCCTGGGCGCGCCTCGCGGCCGATCGGTAAGGGAACACGCCGTGGACGCGTCCATTCTCCCTGCCCTCGGCCTCGGGTTTCTGCTGGGCCTGACCCATGCGCTGGATGCGGACCACGTAGCGGCCGTGGGGACGCTAGTGAGTGAGACTCCCGGCCTCCGCCGGTCCTCGCTGCTGGGAACAAGCTGGGGACTCGGGCACACTGCGGGCCTGCTCGTCCTTGCCCTTCGGCTGGTGATCCCCCAGCGGCTGTCAGCCGCCGCCGAGTTCGCCGTGGGTCTCCTGCTCGTCGGGCTGGGGGCCCGCGCGATCTGGAGCGTCCAGCGGGAGAAGCGGCTGCACTGGCATGTCGAGGAGGGCGCCAGCAAGCGGCACCTCCACCTGCACGCTCACCACGTGTCCGACGGCGCCCCCCATGCCCACGGCCACCCCTTCCCCCTGGA
Proteins encoded:
- a CDS encoding urease accessory protein UreH — its product is MDASILPALGLGFLLGLTHALDADHVAAVGTLVSETPGLRRSSLLGTSWGLGHTAGLLVLALRLVIPQRLSAAAEFAVGLLLVGLGARAIWSVQREKRLHWHVEEGASKRHLHLHAHHVSDGAPHAHGHPFPLERRPLLIGCLHGLAGSGPLTLLVLSTLSSPLAGLAYLGLFSLGSIAGMTLLTGLLSFPIAYAVRRGAAFAGQVRMVAGSISLVLGLGLAGEIAAGGGLR